Proteins found in one Muntiacus reevesi chromosome 2, mMunRee1.1, whole genome shotgun sequence genomic segment:
- the PRSS22 gene encoding brain-specific serine protease 4, producing MVVPATPPLLGALCLRVLASLLILAAPATLDAVKSAGPPACGKRLQLNRIVGGEDSSDAEWPWVVSIRKNGTHHCAGSLLTSRWVLTAAHCFKDNLDKPTQFSVLLGAWQLGNPGPRSQEVGITWAQPHPVYSWKEGSRADIALVRLEHSIQFSERVLPICLPDSTVQLSSDTDCWIAGWGSIHDGVPLPHPQTLQKLKVPIIDSATCGRLYWRGAGQGAITEDMLCAGYLEGARDACLGDSGGPLMCQVEGTWLLAGVISWGEGCAERNRPGVYISLAAHRSWVQRIVQGVQLRGRSLQGGPAGRRGWALGARRPRRAERRQAD from the exons ATGGTGGTTCCCGCGACTCCCCCCTTGCTGGGGGCGCTCTGCCTCCGGGTCCTGGCCTCCCTGTTGATTCTGGCTGCTCCAG CCACCCTAGATGCTGTCAAGTCGGCTG GGCCGCCAGCCTGTGGGAAGCGCCTGCAGCTGAACCGGATCGTGGGGGGCGAGGACAGCTCAGACGCCGAGTGGCCCTGGGTCGTGAGCATCCGCAAGAACGGCACTCACCACTGTGCGGGCTCCCTGCTCACCAGCCGCTGGGTGCTCACAGCCGCCCACTGCTTCAAGGA TAATCTGGACAAACCAACCCAGTTCTCTGTGCTGCTGGGGGCCTGGCAGCTGGGGAACCCTGGCCCGAGGTCCCAGGAGGTGGGTATCACCTGGGCACAGCCCCACCCTGTGTACTCCTGGAAGGAGGGCTCCCGTGCTGACATCGCCCTGGTGCGCCTGGAGCACTCCATCCAGTTCTCTGAGCGCGTCCTGCCCATCTGCCTGCCTGACTCCACCGTCCAGCTCTCTTCGGACACCGACTGCTGGATTGCTGGCTGGGGGAGCATCCACGATGGAG tgcccctgccccaccctcagACCCTCCAGAAGCTGAAGGTCCCCATCATCGACTCGGCCACCTGCGGCCGCCTGTACTGGCGAGGAGCCGGGCAGGGCGCCATCACCGAGGACATGCTGTGTGCTGGCTACCTGGAGGGGGCGCGCGACGCCTGTCTG gGCGACTCCGGAGGCCCCCTGATGTGCCAGGTCGAGGGCACCTGGCTGCTGGCGGGCGTCATCAGCTGGGGCGAGGGCTGTGCGGAGCGCAACCGGCCTGGGGTCTACATCAGTCTGGCCGCCCATCGCTCCTGGGTGCAGAGGATCGTGCAGGGGGTGCAGCTCCGCGGGCGCTCGCTGCAGGGTGGGCCCGCAGGCCGCCggggctgggccctgggggcGCGGCGCCCTCGCCGGGCGGAGAGGCGCCAAGCGGACTAG
- the ZG16B gene encoding pancreatic adenocarcinoma up-regulated factor: MMLWLTLTLLWSPTCWAGALYGRGGGSYFSTTEDNENEITGIRVFIGIAGIIKSIQVRFGSSWSEKYGAPGGTPQEFLLQPGEYITRVDGSYKIFLRHLVIYTSYGHDATFGENGGRSFSAFPDGSEKVLTGVFGQHKPLGISSIGFDWDYPIVDP, encoded by the exons ATGATGCTGTGGTTGACCCTCACCCTCCTGTGGAGCCCCACCTGCTGGGCAGGGG CTTTGTATGGGCGTGGAGGAGGCTCATATTTCAGTACAACTGAAGACAATGAAAATGAGATCACCGGGATCAGAGTGTTTATAGGTATTGCTGGCATAATTAAGAG TATCCAGGTGAGGTTTGGCTCCTCCTGGAGTGAGAAATATGGAGCCCCAGGTGGGACCCCTCAGGAATTTCTCCTGCAGCCTGGTGAATACATTACAAGAGTTGATGGCTCCTACAAGATTTTCCTCCGGCACTTGGTCATCTACACTAGCTATGGGCATGATGCCACATTTGGAGAGAATGGTGGCCGGAGCTTTTCTGCCTTCCCTGACGGGAGTGAGAAAGTACTCACTGGAGTCTTCGGACAACATAAGCCTCTGGGCATCTCCAGCATCGGCTTTGACTGGGATTATCCAATAGTTGATCCATAA